In Candidatus Woesearchaeota archaeon, the following are encoded in one genomic region:
- a CDS encoding mRNA surveillance protein pelota, with translation MAPALAERSGSALMQIIKEDWKNGKVLLKAEQSDDFWYLHQLIEEGDTVRAGTERKIKIGDAASERNPRVVRKKVTLTLRVEKTELSHEALRVSGVILEGPEDIPAGAHHTITVEAGTVLTLQKQSWGSYQKKYLLESVQRERRVFLLVLFDREEALVAKLTPAGYEVVGRERGSVAKKADMKVAHSSFYAELANIVVELANVHRADTIILASPHFWSGYLQEALPAKLKEKTVSVTCSSVSEAGIMEVLKRPELRSMLQSERAAKEAGLVEEVKAAIAQERSGCGLSEVSKLAQEGNVSRVFVADKAIARWKEEGIFGNVEAVLRTVEGVGGEVHIFSTDDANRVLEGVGGIACIKRW, from the coding sequence GTGGCACCGGCGTTGGCAGAACGGTCAGGAAGCGCACTCATGCAAATTATTAAAGAGGATTGGAAGAATGGCAAAGTACTGCTCAAGGCAGAGCAGAGTGACGACTTTTGGTATTTGCACCAGCTCATAGAAGAAGGGGATACGGTGCGGGCAGGAACGGAGCGGAAGATAAAGATTGGTGACGCGGCTTCGGAGCGAAACCCGCGTGTTGTACGAAAGAAAGTGACGCTCACGCTGCGTGTAGAAAAAACAGAACTCTCGCACGAGGCGCTCAGGGTGAGCGGCGTCATCCTTGAAGGCCCTGAAGACATCCCCGCCGGGGCGCATCACACTATTACTGTTGAAGCAGGAACCGTTCTCACGTTGCAGAAGCAATCGTGGGGGAGCTATCAAAAAAAGTACTTGTTGGAGAGTGTGCAAAGAGAGCGCAGAGTTTTTTTGCTTGTTCTCTTTGACAGGGAGGAAGCATTGGTTGCGAAGCTGACGCCTGCTGGTTATGAAGTTGTCGGGCGAGAGCGGGGGAGTGTTGCGAAAAAAGCAGATATGAAAGTTGCGCACTCAAGCTTTTATGCCGAGCTTGCAAACATCGTGGTCGAGCTTGCTAATGTGCACCGTGCAGACACGATAATTCTTGCCAGCCCTCATTTCTGGAGCGGGTATTTGCAGGAGGCCTTGCCTGCCAAGCTCAAGGAGAAGACGGTGTCGGTGACGTGTTCGAGTGTTTCAGAAGCAGGCATTATGGAAGTGTTGAAGCGTCCGGAGCTGCGCTCGATGTTGCAGAGTGAGCGGGCGGCGAAGGAAGCGGGGCTTGTTGAAGAGGTAAAGGCGGCCATTGCGCAGGAGAGGTCCGGATGCGGCTTGTCCGAAGTGAGCAAGCTTGCCCAGGAAGGGAACGTCTCGCGCGTTTTTGTTGCTGATAAGGCGATTGCGCGTTGGAAAGAGGAAGGCATCTTCGGAAATGTTGAGGCGGTGTTGCGAACGGTTGAGGGTGTAGGGGGTGAGGTGCACATCTTTTCTACTGATGATGCAAACAGGGTTCTTGAAGGTGTTGGCGGGATTGCCTGCATAAAGCGCTGGTGA